From a region of the Budorcas taxicolor isolate Tak-1 chromosome 9, Takin1.1, whole genome shotgun sequence genome:
- the UBE2J1 gene encoding ubiquitin-conjugating enzyme E2 J1 isoform X2 — protein MEARYNLKSPAVKRLMKEAAELKDPTDHYHAQPLEDNLFEWHFTVRGPPDSDFDGGVYHGRIVLPPEYPMKPPSIILLTANGRFEVGKKICLSISGHHPETWQPSWSIRTALLAIIGFMPTKGEGAIGSLDYTPEERRALAKKSQDFCCEGCGFAMKDILLPLKSGSDSSQADQEAKELARQISFKDDIPATFQGATASTSYGTQNPSAASLQQPAQPVAKSTSMSPRQRRAQQQSQRRSSTSPDVTQGQQPRDNHTDHGGSAVLIVILTLALAALIFRRIYLANEYIFDFEL, from the exons CTGTTAAACGTTTGATGAAAGAAGCAGCAGAACTGAAAGACCCAACGGATCATTACCATGCTCAGCCTTTAGAG gATAATCTTTTTGAATGGCACTTCACAGTTAGAGGGCCCCCAGATTCTGATTTTGATGGAGGAGTTTATCATGGACGAATAGTACTGCCACCAGAGTATCCCATGAAACCACCAAGCATCATTCTCCTAACG GCTAACGGACGATTTGAAGTAGGCAAGAAAATCTGTTTGAGCATCTCAGGACATCATCCTGAAACTTGGCAGCCTTCATGGAGCA tAAGAACAGCTTTATTAGCCATCATTGGGTTTATGCCAACAAAAGGAGAGGGAGCCATAGGTTCTCTAGATTACACACCTGAGGAAAGAAGAGCCCTTGCCAAAAA ATCACAAGATTTCTGTTGTGAGGGATGTGGCTTTGCCATGAAGGATATCCTGTTGCCTTTAAAATCTGGAAGCGATTCAAGCCAGGCTGACCAAGAAGCCAAGGAACTGGCTAGACAAATCAGTTTTAAG GATGATATACCTGCAACATTCCAGGGTGCTACAGCAAGTACATCG TATGGAACCCAGAACCCCTCGGCAGCATCCCTTCAACAGCCTGCCCAACCTGTAGCTAAGAGTACCTCCATGAGCCCTCGACAGCGCCGGGCCCAGCAGCAGAGTCAGAGAAGGTCGTCTACTTCACCGGATGTCACCCAGGGCCAGCAGCCAAGAGACAACCACACCGATCATGGCGGGTCTGCTGTCTTGATTGTCATCTTGACTTTGGCATTGGCAGCTCTTATATTCCGACGAATATATCTGGCCAATGAGTACATATTTGACTTTGAGTTATAA
- the UBE2J1 gene encoding ubiquitin-conjugating enzyme E2 J1 isoform X1 produces MEARYNLKSPAVKRLMKEAAELKDPTDHYHAQPLEDNLFEWHFTVRGPPDSDFDGGVYHGRIVLPPEYPMKPPSIILLTANGRFEVGKKICLSISGHHPETWQPSWSIRTALLAIIGFMPTKGEGAIGSLDYTPEERRALAKKSQDFCCEGCGFAMKDILLPLKSGSDSSQADQEAKELARQISFKAEVNSSGKTIAESDLNHSFSLNDLQDDIPATFQGATASTSYGTQNPSAASLQQPAQPVAKSTSMSPRQRRAQQQSQRRSSTSPDVTQGQQPRDNHTDHGGSAVLIVILTLALAALIFRRIYLANEYIFDFEL; encoded by the exons CTGTTAAACGTTTGATGAAAGAAGCAGCAGAACTGAAAGACCCAACGGATCATTACCATGCTCAGCCTTTAGAG gATAATCTTTTTGAATGGCACTTCACAGTTAGAGGGCCCCCAGATTCTGATTTTGATGGAGGAGTTTATCATGGACGAATAGTACTGCCACCAGAGTATCCCATGAAACCACCAAGCATCATTCTCCTAACG GCTAACGGACGATTTGAAGTAGGCAAGAAAATCTGTTTGAGCATCTCAGGACATCATCCTGAAACTTGGCAGCCTTCATGGAGCA tAAGAACAGCTTTATTAGCCATCATTGGGTTTATGCCAACAAAAGGAGAGGGAGCCATAGGTTCTCTAGATTACACACCTGAGGAAAGAAGAGCCCTTGCCAAAAA ATCACAAGATTTCTGTTGTGAGGGATGTGGCTTTGCCATGAAGGATATCCTGTTGCCTTTAAAATCTGGAAGCGATTCAAGCCAGGCTGACCAAGAAGCCAAGGAACTGGCTAGACAAATCAGTTTTAAG gcagAAGTTAATTCATCTGGAAAGACTATTGCTGAGTCGGACTTAAACCACTCTTTTTCACTAAATGATTTACAGGATGATATACCTGCAACATTCCAGGGTGCTACAGCAAGTACATCG TATGGAACCCAGAACCCCTCGGCAGCATCCCTTCAACAGCCTGCCCAACCTGTAGCTAAGAGTACCTCCATGAGCCCTCGACAGCGCCGGGCCCAGCAGCAGAGTCAGAGAAGGTCGTCTACTTCACCGGATGTCACCCAGGGCCAGCAGCCAAGAGACAACCACACCGATCATGGCGGGTCTGCTGTCTTGATTGTCATCTTGACTTTGGCATTGGCAGCTCTTATATTCCGACGAATATATCTGGCCAATGAGTACATATTTGACTTTGAGTTATAA